The nucleotide window gccttcCTGCCTTCTCTTCTAACCTGTGGTGGCCATAGGTTGACCATATGGCTCCTCAGGACCCGATTTCAGGCCCGCTTCCAACCTTGAAGCATCCCCTACCCAGTCATTCCTTGGTCCCCTCTGGTCATTCTTTGCCATCCACTGCTGTCCCGTGATGGGAGTCAGTACCTTGCGGTTTAGCTCGGGCTTGTTCTGTTTTGCCCCTCAGTGAGATGTAAGCTCCTTAAGGGCAGAGTCTAGGCCTTTGGTTCCTTTGGTATTCCTCATAGCACTGGCACAGTTCTAGGTACATGGCTGACCAAGCGGGGAACAGGCCGGGATTACGTTCAGGTCTTATCCCCAAGCTTTTCTGAAGGGCTGGACCTATAGCTAAAACCTGTGCTGGGAGCAGAAGTGGCCACATCTCCAGCCAAGACCCCCATGTCCTGTCCCGTCCTCATCCCCCAGATCCCAGCTGGCAATCATCCCCCAGGAGCCCTTTTTGTTCAGTGGAACTGTTCGGGAAAACCTGGACCCCCGGGGTCTGTACGAGGATGGGGCCCTGTGGCAGGCCCTGGAGCAGTGCCACCTGAGTGAGGTGATCATATCTGTGGGTGAGTTCTAGGTCCTGTCCTGCATGGTggcaggagggagcagggagggggttGAGGGAGGCTCAGAACTCGGGGATGAAGATGCTGCGCTTCGCAGGTGGTCTGGATGGCGAGCTGGGCGAGGGGGGCCGGAGCTTATCTCTGGGGCAGAGGCAGCTGCTGTGCCTGGCCAGGGCTCTCCTCACAGATGCCAAGGTAAGACAAGAGGAAGGGACATTCGAGAGGGCCAGGAAGAAGgcaggggacgtgtgaggggtggggggtgaggaagTGGACTGGGGAGAGGTCTCAAGGGACCTAGTTAGCGTTTCTTTTAGAGCTGGAGGTGGGGAGCTGTGGGCTGGCCTGCGCCAGACCAGGAGGCGGGGGCTGGGGCTTATGTAGCAGCCACGGCTgaccctcttctccctcctccctgctcatCCTCTCCACATGGTCCAGATCTTGTGTATCGACGAGGCCACAGCAAGCGTGGACCAGAAGACAGACCAGCTGCTCCAGCAGACCATCTGTAAACGCTTTGCCAGCAAGACAGTGCTGACCATCGCCCACAGGTGTGTAGGCATCCAGAGTGAGAATCTAACCAGGGGCTAAGGTGTCATGGACCCATAGCCTCCCTTCCTTTCAGAAACCCCAGGGGTCAGGGCTCCAGAGATTCCAACCTCCATGAATCTCAGCTCCGTGTTCTCCAGGCACCAACCCAGGCCCTTTGTAGCGCATTGTCTGAGGgagcctgcagcccctcccctaGCACAGAGCCAGGGGCTGAAGCCTGTGGGGCAGGCTGGTGCTGTCcagaggagaagaggagggaaagcAGGTCAGCTTTCTCTAGGGCGTTGTCCTCCATCCCCACGCTGACCACCCTCTCCCACGCAGGCTCAACACGATCCTGAACTCAGACCGGGTGTTGGTGCTGCAAGCCGGGAGGGTGGCGGAGCTGGACTCCCCCGCCGTCCTGCGCAGCCAGCCCCACTCGCTGTTCCAGCAGCTGCTGCAGAGCAGCCAGCAGGGAGCCCGCTCCTCTCCCTGAGGGCCCCGCGTCCCTGCCCCACAGGGCCTCCCTCTGTGCTACCCACTGCTGCCTGGCACGGGGGGGCCTGCCGCTGTTTACACCCTTCTGTGGCTCTACCTCTCTCTCACCTCCGCAGAGGGGAAAGGGTACCCTGGGTTCCTCTTCACAAACCACTCCTTCTCGGGGGCAGAGTCCCGTGGCTTCCCCAGAAGCAGGCCTCTGCTCTGGCCCTCTTGCATCTGGGACTCCAGGCGGGTTTTTTCTGACAAAGGAGCCCACATGCACTTCCATAGTTTTATTTGATAAAGTTCCATCTTACactctgtattaaaaaaataatatttctggcATGAGGCTGAGGTCCCTCAGTGTTGGGTATCCCAGCTGAGGGGTGGCGAGAAAGGGCCAATCCACTCTGAGCGGCAGAGGAGACGAAGGAGGGGGCAGGAAAGCCCCCACCTCCATCACAGTGCTGTGGTCTTCCCAGGCTCAGGGGGCAAGTCAGGCGGCAGGGGGAGCCCTGCCGACAGCATGCTAACCTGACACTCCTGGTCCTGGTGCGCCGGGGCATAGTGTGGGGCAGAGTAGCAACAGGGTCCAGGGGGGCAGACACCCCGGCGCCAGGCCCTCAGGGTCAGCAACACCGTGGACAGGACCAGAGCGGCAGTGACAGCCCCAAACAGCACCACGGCCACCAGGCTGGACTCGCCCAGCCTGGCCTCTTGCCTCCGCACTACCTCCTTCACGGAGATGCGCAGCAGACTGGCACCCCTGCTGTGGGGAACAGGCCCCGTGGCAGGTACCACCACAGCCAAGGTGGGCCCCGGGGGGATGTCCGCTATGGTGGCGGGATCTGGGACAGGTAAGACTAGCTCACAAGTCTTGCCACCATAGCCACTTGGGCAGAGACAGTCAAAGTCGTGGACCCGGTCCCGACAGCGGGCCCCTCTCTGGCATGGGTGGCTGGCACAGTCATCCAGGTTGATGGTGCAGAAGCGCCCAGCAAAGCCctcagggcagaggca belongs to Orcinus orca chromosome 10, mOrcOrc1.1, whole genome shotgun sequence and includes:
- the DLK2 gene encoding protein delta homolog 2 isoform X3, producing MPGCQHGTCHQPWQCICHSGWAGKFCDKDEHICTTQSPCRNGGQCVYDGGGKYHCVCPPGFHGRDCERKAGPCEQAGSPCRNGGQCQDDQGFALNFTCRCLAGFVGARCEVNVDDCLMRPCANGATCLDGINRFSCLCPEGFAGRFCTINLDDCASHPCQRGARCRDRVHDFDCLCPSGYGGKTCELVLPVPDPATIADIPPGPTLAVVVPATGPVPHSRGASLLRISVKEVVRRQEARLGESSLVAVVLFGAVTAALVLSTVLLTLRAWRRGVCPPGPCCYSAPHYAPAHQDQECQVSMLSAGLPLPPDLPPEPGKTTAL